The Thunnus thynnus chromosome 22, fThuThy2.1, whole genome shotgun sequence genome includes a window with the following:
- the LOC137174605 gene encoding transmembrane protein 272-like isoform X2 — translation MPESGIDINRLLLDANLSISVRVCFLVMCIVSITQLAVGAVYKNDCPQQPYIPIYLMVMGIITLLSLFSTVACNASSGSLHKVCSCLSGLVSLFFCCWFIAGNVWIYSIYEPNYDKTTTDVEAYCDKTVYQLAFWTTNLIYILLGFLSCIVFCFFCLFSA, via the exons ATGCCAGAGAGTGGCATAGACATCAACAGGCTATTGTTGGATGCTAATCTTTCAATATCAGTCCGAG TATGTTTCCTGGTGATGTGCATCGTGTCCATTACTCAGCTAGCAGTAG GAGCAGTGTACAAAAATGACTGTCCACAGCAGCCCTACATCCCCATCTATTTAATGGTAATGGGAATCATCACCCTGCTGTCCTTGTTCTCCACTGTGGCTTGCAATGCCAGCTCTGGAAGTCTCCACAAGGTCTGTAGCTGCCTGAGCGGCCTggtctctctcttcttctgctgctggtTCATCGCTG GTAATGTGTGGATTTACTCCATCTATGAACCCAACTATGATAAGACAACAACTGATGTGGAAGCCTACTGTGACAAGACGGTCTACCAGTTAGCCTTCTGGACCACCAACCTGATCTACATCCTGTTGGGTTTTTTGTCTTGtattgtcttttgtttcttttgtctaTTTAGTGCATAG
- the LOC137174607 gene encoding transmembrane protein 272-like, with translation MSAYEPDLSTLDNKKKVCLLVITCIITVPQIAVGAVYKDDCPRQPYIPIYLMVMGAALLLFMVYNLACSSGNSDSFIRAMWHSMLIFFFLSLFIAGNVWVYSIYEPSYNKTTSVELYCDKTVYLLAFWPINLFYILLGLTILLFCCLGLLANSAT, from the exons ATGTCAGCGTATGAGCCAGACCTCAGCACacttgataataaaaaaaaag TATGTTTGCTGGTGATTACGTGCATCATTACCGTTCCTCAGATAGCAGTAG GAGCAGTGTACAAAGATGACTGCCCACGGCAGCCCTACATCCCCATCTACTTAATGGTAATGGGAGCAGCCCTGCTGCTGTTCATGGTCTACAATCTGGCCTGCAGTAGCGGCAATAGCGACAGCTTCATCAGGGCCATGTGGCACAGCATgctgattttcttcttcttgtccttGTTCATTGCTG GTAATGTGTGGGTTTACTCCATCTACGAACCCAGTTACAATAAGACAACCAGCGTGGAACTCTACTGTGATAAGACGGTCTACCTATTGGCCTTCTGGCCCATCAACCTGTTCTATATCCTGTTAGGTCTCACgattttgttgttctgttgccTAGGCCTCCTTGCAAACAGCGCCACTTAA
- the LOC137174606 gene encoding transmembrane protein 272-like: MSERDTSQGICRHQPSTAIVVCSKVILCILPIAEITVGALYQNDCPKQHFFPIYLEVMGVFHLLLLGISFLPCSNQFTASSLAFSGLSILLFLCWFITSNVWIYSIYEPNFNKTMTDVDPYCKTLYLFAFWTANMTYIPLGLFICCCYCCPRHLPNQLQSY, encoded by the exons atgtcagagagagacacatcTCAAGGCATCTGCAGACATCAACCCTCAACAGCCATCGTAG TATGTTCAAAGGTGATTCTCTGCATCTTGCCCATTGCTGAGATAACAGTTG GAGCATTGTACCAAAATGACTGCCCGAAGCAGCACTTCTTCCCCATCTACTTGGAGGTAATGGGAGTCTTCCATCTGCTGTTGTTAGGGATCTCCTTCCTGCCCTGCTCCAACCAGTTCACAGCCTCGAGCTTAGCCTTTAGTGGCCTGAGCATTCTCCTCTTCTTGTGCTGGTTCATAACCA GTAATGTGTGGATATACTCGATCTATGAACCCAACTTCAATAAGACAATGACAGATGTGGATCCTTACTGCAAAACACTCTACCTGTTTGCCTTCTGGACCGCCAACATGACCTACATCCCATTAGGTCTGTTCATTTGCTGCTGCTACTGTTGCCCCCGTCACCTTCCTAACCAGTTGCAAAGTTATTAA
- the LOC137174527 gene encoding transmembrane protein 272-like isoform X2: MPESVRPQHTELPAVTVVCSVLIMIILLTAQVTVGGQYQDDCPRQPFIPIYLQGFVSIFFLLWWCNKCDMCNVVCYCVTAVFFFCWFIAGSIAIYSIYEPNYNKNTTQADSYCNKTLYLFAFCSTTLTYVLLGLVLLCCCCYKEPKQDVYAPTLLQA; the protein is encoded by the exons ATGCCAGAGAGTGTCAGACCTCAACACACTGAACTTCCAGCTGTGACAGTAG TATGTAGCGTGCTGATTATGATTATCTTGCTCACTGCTCAGGTGACAGTTG GAGGACAGTACCAAGATGACTGTCCAAGGCAGCCTTTTATCCCCATCTATTTGCAAGGATTTGTAtccatcttcttcctcttgtgGTGGTGCAacaaatgtgacatgtgcaatGTGGTCTGTTACTGCGTGACCGCCGTCTTCTTCTTTTGCTGGTTCATTGCTG GTAGTATCGCGATCTACTCCATCTACGAACCCAACTAcaacaagaacacaacacaaGCTGATTCCTACTGCAACAAGACACTCTACCTGTTTGCTTTCTGCAGCACCACCTTGACCTACGTCCTGTTAGGTCTGGTCCTTTTATGCTGTTGCTGTTATAAGGAACCAAAGCAGGATGTTTATGCACCAACGCTGTTGCAGGCATAA
- the LOC137174527 gene encoding transmembrane protein 272-like isoform X3 gives MSGIYGLQSNFSLPKVIVYVTVVIVIAHTLVAAVYGNDCPKEPFIPIYLWGHLFGAVILLVLFQSNLDVYLCVTAVFFICWLIAGSIKIHSISEPNFKNTTADSYCNKTLYLYAVWSTTMTDVILAGFFLIGVIDYFFPPIADARN, from the exons ATGTCTGGCATTTACGGACTTCAAAGCAACTTCTCACTTCCAAAAGTAATAG tATATGTCACGGTTGTGATTGTCATTGCTCATACACTAGTTG CAGCAGTCTATGGAAATGACTGTCCAAAGGAGCCCTTCATCCCCATCTATTTGTGGGGACATTTATTTGGAGCCGTGATCCTGCTAGTCCTCTTCCAGTCAAACTTGGACGTCTATTTATGTGTGACCGCTGTCTTCTTCATTTGCTGGCTCATCGCTG GTAGTATCAAGATCCACTCCATCAGTGAACCCAACTTCAAGAACACAACCGCAGATTCCTACTGCAACAAGACACTCTACCTGTACGCTGTCTGGAGCACCACCATGACCGATGTCATATTAGCTGGGTTTTTTCTGATAGGTGTGATAGATTACTTCTTTCCTCCTATTGCTGATGCAAGGAACTAG
- the LOC137174527 gene encoding transmembrane protein 272-like isoform X1: protein MSGIYGLQSNFSLPKVIVYVTVVIVIAHTLVAAVYGNDCPKEPFIPIYLWGHLFGAVILLVLFQSNLDVYLCVTAVFFICWLIAGSIAIYSIYEPNYEKRRADSYCNKTLYLFAFWSTNLIYVLLGVIICSFCCCKPQNQDDTQTRAVFTISGQIPSQVSSIQGEMQV from the exons ATGTCTGGCATTTACGGACTTCAAAGCAACTTCTCACTTCCAAAAGTAATAG tATATGTCACGGTTGTGATTGTCATTGCTCATACACTAGTTG CAGCAGTCTATGGAAATGACTGTCCAAAGGAGCCCTTCATCCCCATCTATTTGTGGGGACATTTATTTGGAGCCGTGATCCTGCTAGTCCTCTTCCAGTCAAACTTGGACGTCTATTTATGTGTGACCGCTGTCTTCTTCATTTGCTGGCTCATCGCTG gtAGTATCGCAATCTACTCCATCTACGAACCCAACTACGAGAAAAGAAGAGCAGATTCCTACTGCAACAAGACACTCTACCTGTTTGCTTTCTGGAGCACCAACTTGATCTATGTCCTATTAGGTGTGATCATTTGCTCCTTTTGCTGTTGTAAGCCACAAAATCAGGATGATACACAAACCAGAGCTGTTTTTACAATTTCCGGTCAAAttccaagtcaagtctcaagtatTCAAGGCGAAATGCAAGTCTAA